A single genomic interval of Agarivorans aestuarii harbors:
- a CDS encoding TetR/AcrR family transcriptional regulator gives MSPKNPVGRPKGDSKAREKLLEAATQLFAKLDYDKVSIRMIANKAAVDAALIRYYFGSKAQLFGEMLKNVSNPVFNALQQGKQNTDISDLGKVMRGYYTTMVENPYFPKLIYKLSGLPREHESAQQLELMISNMGRFKSKALFEQLVNKKALIEGIDPEMAQISFLSLMVFPFLMPERLLEANQIELSKQKFLKLADHNVQLLERGLFKSKEQRNAAQ, from the coding sequence ATGAGCCCAAAGAACCCTGTTGGACGACCAAAAGGCGATAGTAAAGCCAGAGAAAAGTTGCTGGAAGCGGCAACCCAGCTCTTCGCAAAACTTGATTACGACAAAGTATCGATACGCATGATAGCTAATAAAGCGGCAGTTGATGCTGCGCTAATTCGTTATTACTTTGGCTCTAAAGCCCAGTTATTTGGAGAGATGTTAAAAAATGTCTCTAATCCGGTGTTTAATGCTTTACAGCAGGGCAAGCAAAATACCGATATAAGTGATTTAGGCAAGGTAATGCGCGGCTACTACACCACCATGGTGGAAAACCCATATTTTCCTAAACTCATATACAAATTGTCGGGCTTACCTAGAGAGCACGAAAGTGCTCAGCAACTAGAACTTATGATAAGCAACATGGGGCGGTTTAAAAGCAAAGCATTGTTTGAACAGTTGGTAAACAAAAAGGCTTTAATAGAAGGCATAGACCCAGAGATGGCGCAAATTAGCTTTCTTAGTTTGATGGTGTTTCCATTCTTAATGCCTGAGCGTTTATTGGAAGCTAATCAAATTGAATTATCGAAACAAAAATTTTTAAAACTTGCCGATCACAACGTTCAGTTGCTTGAGCGTGGATTGTTTAAATCAAAGGAACAACGTAATGCAGCTCAATAA
- the ruvB gene encoding Holliday junction branch migration DNA helicase RuvB, which produces MIEADRLVAATPIVEEETVDRAIRPKKLEDYTGQQAVVEQLEIFIEAARRRDDALDHLLIFGPPGLGKTTLANIVANELDVNIKTTSGPVLEKAGDLAALLTNLEPGDVLFIDEIHRLSAVVEEVLYPAMEDYQLDIMIGEGPAARSIKLDLPPFTLIGATTRAGMLTSPLRDRFGIVQRLEFYKTKDLADIVKRSAHYLNLDLDEEGAWEVAKRSRGTPRIANRLLRRVRDFADVKFDGKVTQKIAAQALDLLSVDSAGFDYMDTKLLKAITETFAGGPVGLDNLAAAIGEDKETIEDVLEPFLIQQGFLQRTPRGRIASDKAYLHLGLDLPKR; this is translated from the coding sequence ATGATTGAAGCTGACCGTTTAGTAGCAGCCACGCCAATAGTAGAAGAAGAAACAGTTGATCGCGCGATTAGGCCCAAAAAGCTTGAAGATTACACTGGTCAACAAGCGGTTGTAGAACAGTTAGAAATATTTATTGAAGCCGCTCGCCGTCGTGATGATGCCCTAGACCATTTACTTATATTTGGCCCGCCCGGCTTAGGTAAAACTACTTTGGCTAACATTGTGGCCAACGAGCTAGACGTAAATATTAAAACTACTTCTGGACCGGTGTTAGAAAAAGCCGGTGATTTAGCGGCGCTACTAACCAATCTAGAACCAGGCGATGTATTGTTTATTGATGAGATCCACCGTTTAAGTGCCGTGGTAGAAGAAGTGCTTTACCCTGCCATGGAAGATTATCAGTTGGATATTATGATAGGCGAGGGCCCTGCGGCGCGGTCAATTAAGCTAGACTTACCACCGTTTACCCTTATCGGTGCAACCACCCGCGCAGGTATGCTTACTTCTCCTTTACGTGACCGTTTTGGCATTGTGCAACGCTTAGAGTTTTACAAAACTAAGGACTTAGCCGATATCGTTAAACGAAGTGCCCATTATCTTAATTTAGACTTAGATGAAGAAGGCGCTTGGGAAGTAGCAAAACGTTCCCGAGGCACTCCTCGTATTGCAAATCGTTTGTTACGTAGGGTACGCGATTTTGCAGATGTTAAGTTCGACGGAAAGGTGACTCAGAAGATTGCAGCCCAAGCTCTTGATTTGCTTAGTGTAGACAGTGCAGGCTTTGACTACATGGATACCAAGTTGCTTAAAGCGATTACCGAGACTTTTGCTGGTGGCCCGGTGGGTTTAGACAACTTGGCAGCTGCAATTGGCGAAGATAAAGAAACCATAGAAGATGTGCTTGAACCATTCTTAATTCAACAGGGTTTTTTGCAACGCACTCCTCGTGGGCGTATCGCTAGTGATAAAGCCTATTTACACCTCGGTTTAGACCTTCCTAAACGATAA
- the ruvA gene encoding Holliday junction branch migration protein RuvA, producing the protein MIATIKGTLEEKVPPFVLIDVAGVGYEIQLPMNCFYQLPELGESVRLLTHFIVREDAQLLYGFHDKASRSLFRELIKVNGIGPKVALAILSGLSCEQFVFAVKHEDLSSLVKVPGIGKKTAERLLVEMKDRLKNWNVELPETPISDSLSSHGDLPLHASVDPKDEATAALESLGYKGNQADKLVKLVWTNGMSSEELIREALKAAL; encoded by the coding sequence GTGATCGCTACCATTAAAGGTACCTTAGAAGAAAAAGTCCCACCGTTTGTTTTAATTGACGTAGCCGGAGTAGGCTACGAGATTCAATTACCCATGAACTGTTTTTATCAATTACCTGAACTGGGTGAGTCTGTGCGCTTGTTAACTCACTTTATTGTGCGAGAAGATGCCCAGTTGCTTTATGGTTTTCATGATAAGGCTTCTCGCTCCTTATTTAGAGAATTGATCAAGGTAAATGGTATTGGTCCTAAAGTAGCCTTAGCCATACTATCGGGCTTAAGTTGTGAGCAGTTTGTGTTTGCCGTTAAACATGAAGACTTATCAAGCTTAGTAAAAGTGCCTGGCATCGGTAAGAAAACTGCTGAACGCTTGCTAGTCGAAATGAAAGACCGCTTGAAAAACTGGAACGTAGAACTTCCAGAAACGCCAATAAGTGATAGCCTAAGTAGCCATGGAGATTTACCCTTACACGCAAGTGTAGATCCTAAAGATGAAGCTACCGCAGCGCTAGAGTCTTTGGGTTACAAAGGTAACCAAGCAGATAAGTTGGTTAAACTAGTGTGGACCAATGGCATGAGCAGTGAAGAGCTGATCAGAGAAGCCTTAAAAGCGGCACTGTAA
- a CDS encoding efflux RND transporter permease subunit yields MLNFFIRHPTLANLVMVSFLLLGFSSLGTLKRETFPEFTNPFIIATVVYPGASPSEVEESLCMRMEDAVDGLSSIEETRCEAVEGLGSLVVKLDGNADVGRMLVDIQTEINAIKDFPEQIEPPVVKEMDWAEPVVDIAISAPASWPDLKAYAEELKQSLKVDYGVAMVSVSGFSDHQLRVELDQTALRRLNLSVNDVANTISQQNINLPAGTIELTDKNLLIRFDQRKRDPLALAKTVIASDNNGSVVYLGDIASISDRFELDEEKILFNNLPSAVLKISKNKADDALRIKQSVQQFVDDQRLISPEGVSLTLTNDMSSLLSDRLNMMLKNGWQGIILVFLSMWLFFSLRYSFWIAAGLPVAFMGGLFLMSVFGLSINIMTLVGLLMAIGIMMDDAIVIAESIAAHLERGLSADQAVVKGVKKAAPGVISSFFTTIFVLGSLMWLDGQMGAVLSVVPMALLLVLCISLVEAFLILPNHLRHTLQHQGIERPTSGFKAKFLNAFESFRLNKLVPAVTFIVKWRYISLGATLGLLLLSFSLVISGLVKFTAFPELDGDIAEARIILPPGSSLSQTEALVTEIVNAAQLVGKEFTNNNNEPQTLIHDITAQYNFNADAGESGPHVATVRLDLLSAEVRNSYIEDFIAAWREQVGDQALPLALAFTQPTMGPAGRAIEVRLQHSNLDTLKSASVELQAYLGKFQGVNSILDDMRPGKEEVVISLRGGAESFMVNGQMVAEQLRASYQGTIADEFQIGPENMQIDVRLNKQQSGSLQALANFPIVLADGQQVPLSSIANIEYQRAYVRIQRINSLRTVTVMADVDTRVANTNEVMQLVQGSYLPELQKQFPGLRVDFEGEAKESAKVGASLSKSFAIGIFGVFAILSFQFRSYLEPVVVLTVIPMALIGVLWGHFLLGHNLSMPSILGFISLAGIVTNDSILLVQYIRHHLDEGDDVYQAVVNASKERFRAVFLTSLTTAAGLLPLLLETSLQAQVVQPIVVSIVFGIIASTMMVLFIIPAAYAVLADWNLVHKHQSL; encoded by the coding sequence ATGCTTAATTTCTTTATTCGCCATCCTACCTTAGCAAACTTGGTTATGGTGAGTTTTCTGCTGCTTGGCTTCAGTAGTTTAGGCACCTTGAAGCGAGAAACCTTTCCTGAATTTACTAACCCTTTCATTATCGCAACTGTGGTTTATCCCGGCGCTTCACCCAGTGAAGTAGAGGAAAGCTTATGTATGCGTATGGAAGATGCTGTAGATGGTTTATCGAGCATCGAAGAAACCCGTTGTGAAGCGGTTGAAGGGCTAGGCTCACTAGTAGTGAAACTTGACGGTAACGCCGACGTTGGCCGAATGTTGGTGGATATTCAAACTGAAATCAACGCCATTAAGGATTTTCCTGAGCAAATTGAACCGCCAGTGGTTAAAGAAATGGACTGGGCGGAACCCGTTGTAGATATTGCCATTAGCGCGCCAGCGTCTTGGCCTGATTTGAAAGCCTACGCCGAAGAGCTTAAACAAAGCCTAAAGGTAGATTACGGCGTGGCCATGGTGAGCGTGAGTGGTTTCTCAGATCATCAGTTGCGGGTTGAATTAGATCAAACAGCGCTGCGCAGGTTAAACCTAAGCGTTAATGACGTTGCCAATACCATTAGCCAGCAAAACATTAATTTGCCGGCCGGGACCATAGAGCTTACAGATAAAAACTTATTGATTCGTTTTGATCAACGTAAGCGTGATCCTCTTGCCTTAGCTAAAACGGTAATTGCATCAGATAACAATGGCAGCGTGGTGTACTTGGGAGATATCGCCAGCATCAGCGACAGGTTTGAATTAGATGAAGAGAAAATACTGTTCAACAACCTTCCTTCTGCAGTACTCAAAATTAGCAAAAATAAAGCCGATGATGCCTTGCGCATCAAACAATCGGTACAGCAGTTTGTCGACGACCAAAGGCTTATTAGCCCTGAGGGGGTGAGCTTAACCCTCACCAATGACATGTCTTCGCTATTAAGCGATCGCTTAAACATGATGCTTAAGAATGGTTGGCAAGGGATTATCTTGGTGTTTTTGAGTATGTGGCTGTTTTTCTCGTTGCGATACTCGTTCTGGATAGCTGCAGGCTTACCGGTTGCCTTTATGGGTGGTTTGTTCCTGATGTCGGTATTTGGGCTGTCGATAAATATTATGACGCTGGTAGGCCTACTTATGGCTATTGGCATCATGATGGATGATGCGATTGTTATTGCGGAATCGATTGCCGCTCACCTAGAGCGAGGGCTAAGCGCCGACCAAGCAGTGGTTAAAGGGGTTAAAAAAGCTGCGCCTGGGGTTATCTCGTCGTTCTTCACCACAATTTTTGTATTGGGTAGTTTAATGTGGTTAGACGGGCAAATGGGTGCAGTATTAAGCGTGGTGCCCATGGCTTTGTTATTAGTACTTTGCATTAGCTTGGTAGAAGCGTTTTTGATCCTGCCTAACCACCTTCGTCATACCTTGCAGCATCAGGGTATTGAAAGGCCCACAAGTGGCTTTAAAGCAAAATTTCTAAATGCTTTCGAAAGTTTTCGACTAAATAAACTTGTTCCAGCCGTTACCTTCATAGTGAAGTGGCGTTACATTTCACTTGGTGCAACTTTGGGCTTGTTGCTGTTGTCGTTCTCTTTGGTGATTAGCGGATTGGTAAAATTCACCGCCTTTCCAGAATTAGACGGTGACATCGCAGAAGCCAGAATTATTCTGCCGCCAGGCTCAAGTTTAAGCCAAACCGAAGCCTTAGTGACGGAAATTGTTAATGCAGCGCAGCTGGTTGGGAAAGAGTTCACCAACAATAACAACGAGCCGCAAACGCTGATCCACGATATAACCGCGCAATACAATTTTAATGCTGATGCCGGAGAGTCAGGCCCTCACGTGGCTACCGTGCGCCTAGATCTGCTTTCTGCAGAGGTCCGCAATAGTTACATAGAAGATTTCATTGCTGCTTGGCGGGAACAGGTAGGTGATCAAGCATTACCTTTAGCTTTAGCTTTTACCCAACCGACAATGGGCCCAGCTGGGCGGGCGATTGAAGTGCGTTTACAACACTCCAATCTTGATACTTTAAAATCTGCATCGGTTGAGCTGCAGGCTTACCTAGGTAAGTTCCAAGGTGTGAACAGCATTCTAGATGACATGCGCCCTGGTAAAGAAGAGGTAGTGATTTCACTTCGAGGAGGGGCGGAGTCGTTTATGGTTAACGGCCAAATGGTGGCGGAACAACTTCGTGCTTCTTACCAAGGTACCATAGCTGATGAGTTTCAGATTGGCCCAGAGAATATGCAAATTGATGTAAGGTTAAACAAGCAACAGTCCGGAAGCTTACAAGCATTAGCTAACTTTCCGATTGTGCTGGCCGATGGCCAACAAGTACCTTTATCGTCCATCGCAAACATTGAGTATCAACGGGCTTATGTGCGTATCCAGCGCATTAATAGCTTGCGTACAGTAACGGTAATGGCTGATGTCGATACCCGGGTAGCGAATACCAATGAAGTGATGCAATTGGTACAAGGGAGTTATCTGCCTGAGCTTCAGAAGCAGTTTCCTGGTTTGCGTGTTGATTTTGAAGGAGAGGCTAAAGAAAGTGCCAAAGTAGGGGCTTCATTAAGTAAAAGTTTTGCCATTGGTATTTTTGGGGTTTTTGCTATTTTGAGCTTCCAGTTTAGAAGTTATTTAGAGCCAGTGGTGGTGCTTACGGTTATTCCCATGGCCTTAATAGGCGTATTGTGGGGCCACTTTTTGTTAGGCCATAACTTAAGCATGCCGTCTATTTTGGGCTTTATTTCCTTAGCGGGCATTGTAACAAATGACTCTATATTGCTGGTGCAGTATATCCGGCACCACTTGGATGAAGGGGATGACGTTTATCAGGCTGTTGTTAACGCAAGCAAAGAGCGTTTTAGAGCGGTGTTTTTAACCTCCTTAACCACTGCTGCCGGCTTGCTTCCGCTTTTACTCGAAACCAGCTTACAGGCTCAAGTTGTGCAGCCTATCGTGGTGTCGATAGTGTTTGGTATTATTGCTTCTACCATGATGGTGTTGTTTATTATTCCAGCAGCCTATGCGGTACTGGCCGATTGGAATTTAGTACACAAACATCAATCGTTGTAG
- a CDS encoding efflux RND transporter periplasmic adaptor subunit: MQLNKPWLIFPGIAIGIFFLVLAITTKEVAPLNAQHQSSRLVEVTELKQQAAAPLAIAYGRVEPKTSWEAVAEVSGNLVYRHPLLEEGRFLPKGTLLLKIDPLEYSLKMVQAEANLNASMTQLARLTQEETNLKTSLDIERQRALLVDEEFKRKQKLKDQNLISSSELENQKQNVLIQNNVVQELENALQLIPDDKRVAEAQLAVEKAKFEDAQRQLSKTEIVLPFDAKIAEVNIETEQVVNLQSVMVVAQKLDVMVADVQLSLNDMRHLVSSVQHYQNALGLPSIDELEFEASISLVASGIEYRWPAKVTRVAESVSVEQATVGMFLEVAQDIASMDLAQQIPLTKGMYVQATIKGYPQQHFVVPERALHGSNIYLMDSEDKLNIVPVTVIFRTEQGVAISGDISSGEQLILNDLIPAVEGMSLRVEEAPNA, from the coding sequence ATGCAGCTCAATAAACCTTGGTTGATTTTCCCAGGCATTGCTATTGGTATTTTTTTTCTAGTTCTCGCCATTACGACTAAAGAAGTGGCGCCATTAAATGCTCAGCATCAGTCGTCTCGATTGGTTGAAGTGACGGAACTAAAGCAACAAGCTGCAGCACCTTTGGCCATTGCTTACGGTAGAGTGGAGCCTAAAACGAGCTGGGAAGCTGTTGCAGAAGTGAGTGGCAACCTAGTTTATCGCCATCCCTTGTTAGAAGAAGGGAGATTTTTACCCAAGGGTACGCTGTTACTTAAAATTGACCCTCTTGAGTACAGCTTAAAAATGGTGCAAGCAGAGGCCAATTTAAACGCAAGCATGACTCAGCTGGCTCGTTTAACTCAAGAAGAAACCAACTTAAAAACCAGCTTAGATATTGAGCGCCAACGCGCTTTGTTGGTAGATGAAGAGTTCAAACGTAAACAAAAGCTTAAGGATCAGAACCTGATTTCTAGCTCGGAGCTAGAAAACCAAAAGCAAAATGTATTAATTCAAAATAACGTGGTTCAAGAGCTTGAGAATGCCTTGCAACTCATCCCCGATGATAAGCGAGTTGCTGAAGCACAACTCGCAGTAGAAAAAGCCAAGTTTGAAGATGCCCAGCGTCAACTTAGTAAAACGGAGATTGTGCTGCCTTTTGACGCCAAAATTGCTGAAGTAAATATTGAAACCGAACAAGTAGTTAATTTGCAATCGGTAATGGTGGTAGCGCAAAAGCTGGATGTGATGGTGGCAGACGTGCAGTTGTCACTCAATGATATGCGCCATCTAGTGAGCAGTGTACAGCATTATCAAAACGCCTTGGGCTTGCCATCTATTGACGAATTAGAATTTGAAGCATCGATAAGCCTAGTGGCTTCGGGAATAGAATATCGTTGGCCAGCCAAAGTAACCCGTGTAGCTGAGTCAGTAAGTGTTGAACAAGCCACCGTTGGCATGTTCTTAGAAGTCGCACAAGACATTGCCAGCATGGATTTAGCTCAACAAATCCCATTGACTAAGGGCATGTATGTACAAGCGACGATAAAGGGCTATCCGCAGCAACACTTTGTGGTGCCAGAAAGAGCGTTGCACGGCAGCAATATTTACCTGATGGACAGCGAAGACAAGCTGAACATTGTTCCAGTGACTGTGATATTTAGAACTGAGCAGGGTGTGGCAATCAGCGGAGATATTAGCAGTGGTGAGCAGCTGATTCTTAATGATCTTATTCCAGCGGTAGAGGGGATGAGCCTGCGAGTAGAGGAAGCGCCAAATGCTTAA
- the ybgC gene encoding tol-pal system-associated acyl-CoA thioesterase has translation MSVLAVRVYYEDTDAGGVVYHANHIKYFERGRTEWLRDLGYDQDVLMKQDLCFVVRSLNIDYKLPALFNQMLSVETTIEKMKRASLVFEQTIRNADQQVIAHGTVTVACVTLSSMKATAIPETLKEDLLGAL, from the coding sequence ATGTCGGTTTTAGCTGTTCGGGTTTACTACGAAGATACCGATGCTGGCGGGGTTGTTTATCATGCCAACCACATAAAGTACTTCGAACGGGGCCGTACAGAGTGGCTTCGTGACTTAGGCTATGATCAAGACGTACTAATGAAACAAGATTTATGTTTTGTGGTGCGTTCGCTAAATATTGACTACAAACTTCCTGCTTTATTCAATCAAATGCTCTCGGTGGAAACCACCATCGAAAAAATGAAGAGAGCCAGTTTGGTGTTTGAACAAACCATTAGAAATGCTGATCAACAAGTCATCGCCCACGGAACGGTCACTGTAGCTTGTGTCACATTGTCATCAATGAAGGCCACGGCCATTCCTGAAACATTAAAAGAGGATTTACTCGGTGCACTCTGA